The genomic interval GAACCTCATCATGGTTCGCTGGTTTATTCTGGCGGCGACGATGTACTTGCCTTCCTGCCATTGCATACCGCGCTCGACTGTGCCCGAGCCTTGGCAACAGATTTCCAGGACAAACTGAACGAGTTCAAAGACGCGGAAAGCAAATCACCCACGCTCTCGGTTGGCATCGCCATTTCGCATCATCTCGATCCTCTTTCCGATGCCTTGGAACTGGCACGGTCAGCGGAAAAAGAAGCAAAGAGAGTGGAGGGTAAAAACGCGTTGTGCGTGAAGGTGGACAAACGAAGCGGCGAGGTTACGACGGTCAAAGGCAAGCGGGGAGAATTGGAGGAACGGCTTGAATACTTCACGCTGCTGCACATTGCCGAGGCCGTGCCGGATGGTGCAGCTTATGAACTTCGTGATCTGGCGGAGCGGCTGAAGGAATTGAAAGATGCGCAGCAACCGGAAGCAATAAGAATTCTCAAGCGGAAGCGAGGGGGGCATGGCCAGGAGTCGCTTGATAAAAAAGTGATCGAGCGGCTGGAAGCATTGGTTGAGAAAGTCGAGCTTGCCGAACTTGCTGATGAATTGATCGTCGCACGATTGCTGGCAGCGGCAAAAGAGCAATCCGGTTGGACAGTGAAAATGGCAAAAGACAAATTGAACGAGGAGGTAGAGCAATGAAAACCTGGATCATTGAACCGCGCGACCCACTGATTGTCCGCGATGGCCGTCCGTTTGAAAACACGCCCGGCGCACGCGCACGATCATTGGACTTTCCCTTTCCTTCGACGACAACAGGCGTAGTGCGCACGCGAAATGGCTTTGCCAAGAACTACAACTTCAATTGTCAGTCTAATGACCATACCGAAATCGAAAGAGTCCAGAAACTGATCGAAGAGGTAAAGCAATTGGAAGTCTGCGGGCCTTTGCTGGTTGAGTTGACCAGTAGCGGAGAGATTGACCGCTGGCTGATGCCTGCTCCGGCGGACGCGCTGATGTTTGAAGACGGCAACGAACCGGCGAGCAAAGAGAACGCTGACTTGCGGCAACTTGTCCCGTTGCGGATGCCGGACGGAGCGACAACCAATCTCGCTTCTGATCTTTGTCCGGTTGGGCTGGCGGCGCGCGATCCGCGTAAACCTTTTGGCTACGCGCCGCGTTACTGGCGCGAATGCGAATTCCTACGCTGGCTAACAAATCCGCACACGCAACCGGTGCAAGTTTCCGAATTAGGACACAGTGGCCCAACACAGGAACTCCGCACGCACGTCGGCATACAACCTGACTCACAAACTTCGGTTGAAGGCGCGCTCTATCAAACGCGAGGGTTGGAGTTTTCGCGCGCGGTTGCTGATTCGACTTCGCGGCGGTTGCGGCTGGGGTTGGCCGTGCTGACAGAAGCATCGCTCAGCGAAGGACTGGCCCCGCTCGGCGGGGAAAGA from Acidobacteriota bacterium carries:
- a CDS encoding type III-B CRISPR module-associated protein Cmr3, with product MKTWIIEPRDPLIVRDGRPFENTPGARARSLDFPFPSTTTGVVRTRNGFAKNYNFNCQSNDHTEIERVQKLIEEVKQLEVCGPLLVELTSSGEIDRWLMPAPADALMFEDGNEPASKENADLRQLVPLRMPDGATTNLASDLCPVGLAARDPRKPFGYAPRYWRECEFLRWLTNPHTQPVQVSELGHSGPTQELRTHVGIQPDSQTSVEGALYQTRGLEFSRAVADSTSRRLRLGLAVLTEASLSEGLAPLGGERRLAYWRESNKTLPACPSELREAIKKTKACRVILLTPAHFQAGYRPEWLLQLHKGATAELKAVAVNRPQVVSGWDFDRTKSKHGQPKPTRRLAPAGSVFFLKLTGGQDEISNWVDAMWMHCVSDDRIDGEAIDQDRRDGFGLAALGVWSGNCEPMDVS